The Puniceicoccales bacterium genome has a segment encoding these proteins:
- a CDS encoding GspE/PulE family protein: MSFDNESPIIKFVDHVLEHAIAHKASDAHFETFADSVAIRLRIDGVLQELPAPDRHLGDAIISRIKTLASLDLAEKRLPQDGHIEKIYLDRIVDFRVSTLPTQYGESVVLRILDKTSWHFNLDKMGISQNILTKIRENLRSGSGILLTTGPTGSGKTTTLYSALHEINDEATKILTIEDPVEYEIDGMVQVNVRDDIGLSFEKALRAFLRHDPDKILIGELRDSITAKIAIQAALTGHLVLGTLHTNDAPGAITRLIDMGIEPFLISDTIRGILAQRLLRKICENCKKKIFIEKNTTVKYPELAGCECYIGHGCPKCNHSGYSGRFGIYEWLDIDKEIKQAIRNMASLESLQKISTIQGLIPLKTQAMIAVKNGQTTIQELDKV; the protein is encoded by the coding sequence ATGTCTTTCGATAATGAATCTCCAATAATAAAATTCGTGGACCATGTTTTGGAACACGCCATCGCCCACAAGGCCTCGGATGCTCATTTCGAAACATTTGCAGACTCCGTTGCGATAAGATTACGAATAGATGGCGTCCTGCAAGAGCTGCCTGCACCAGATAGACATCTGGGCGATGCGATAATTTCAAGAATAAAAACCCTTGCCAGTCTGGATCTTGCGGAAAAAAGACTACCACAGGATGGCCACATTGAAAAAATCTACTTGGATCGAATCGTAGACTTTCGCGTCTCCACCCTGCCAACTCAATACGGCGAAAGCGTTGTCCTGCGCATATTGGATAAAACTTCCTGGCATTTTAACCTAGATAAAATGGGAATTTCTCAAAATATATTGACAAAAATCCGAGAGAATTTAAGGTCAGGCTCTGGAATCTTATTGACAACTGGTCCAACGGGCAGTGGCAAAACCACCACACTTTATAGTGCATTGCACGAAATAAATGATGAAGCGACGAAAATTCTAACCATCGAAGATCCAGTGGAATACGAAATCGATGGCATGGTGCAAGTTAACGTACGAGATGATATTGGACTATCTTTCGAAAAAGCTCTACGCGCATTCCTAAGACATGACCCAGACAAAATTTTGATAGGAGAGCTGAGAGACTCAATTACAGCAAAAATCGCTATACAAGCGGCACTTACGGGACATCTAGTCCTCGGCACATTGCACACAAACGACGCTCCAGGCGCAATAACAAGACTCATTGATATGGGAATAGAACCGTTTTTAATATCCGACACCATACGTGGAATTCTCGCCCAAAGGCTCTTGCGCAAAATATGCGAAAATTGCAAAAAGAAAATATTTATTGAAAAAAACACCACAGTAAAATATCCAGAACTTGCTGGTTGCGAATGTTATATTGGCCACGGCTGTCCGAAATGTAACCACAGCGGATACTCCGGACGTTTCGGCATATACGAATGGCTGGACATTGACAAAGAAATCAAACAAGCCATAAGAAACATGGCCTCATTGGAAAGTTTGCAAAAAATATCAACGATCCAAGGCCTCATACCACTGAAAACCCAGGCAATGATTGCCGTAAAAAACGGACAAACCACTATCCAAGAGCTAGATAAGGTATAA
- a CDS encoding site-2 protease family protein, with amino-acid sequence MYFETFGSLLSGLWSCICVIVFFGGSIVIHELGHYLAARRLGFFIPRFSIGFGPKIFSWRRRETEFRLSLLPFGGYVALPQLAEMKEIEGEFKIPDGLPMPTCMGKIIVASMGVIFNLIFAFILASIIWIVGCERPSSLMTNIIGYVHEEIQIRNGQNVSGPAHVAGLKPGDEILSIDGNRVKSFSEIMTCIVLGTNRSPDDRPLSVLQIRRAGDIFNVNVYPELVVKNEASGDSMRTIGIEMAQKLIVHKVLKHTPAEKAGLRSGDIILKIDDNDVFSVTQLNEIINSGNESHFMTIQSGNDQKSLMLKSIAMPSKKPYIKLQFDGCSMEIYPDYVNNQSVSDLFNDGMVCKLLEWKRSEGDKSNKAVEIGSRLVSVSSKKVATMADLVFILKNTKNPEFKFISKKGSIMEVSYGDIKAMELMQPEKVNSIGVIFFEGTTLVHHDPLSQVFDNIKNTLMTLRGLVSRRSDVSLKNLMGPPGIIKTLNMFALSDFRLLLLFVITLNVNLAILNILPIPVLDGGQILMTIAEKMIGKNLSGNIAAAIQFWFMILFMLLIVYVSFFDIRRFFGDHADDIEIKKRIKLMLPEQIIWNGMPQSEQ; translated from the coding sequence ATGTATTTTGAGACTTTTGGATCTTTATTGTCTGGGCTTTGGTCATGCATTTGTGTCATAGTATTTTTTGGTGGCTCCATCGTTATTCATGAACTTGGGCACTATCTTGCCGCAAGGAGGTTAGGGTTTTTCATACCGAGGTTTTCCATCGGCTTTGGGCCAAAGATATTTTCTTGGAGGCGAAGAGAGACAGAATTTCGGTTGTCACTGTTGCCGTTTGGTGGCTATGTTGCTCTGCCGCAATTGGCTGAAATGAAAGAAATAGAGGGTGAATTTAAAATTCCCGATGGTTTGCCGATGCCAACCTGCATGGGTAAAATAATTGTGGCATCCATGGGTGTGATATTCAATCTGATATTTGCGTTTATACTGGCGTCGATCATTTGGATTGTTGGATGTGAGAGGCCGAGCAGTTTGATGACGAATATCATTGGTTATGTGCACGAGGAAATTCAGATCAGAAATGGCCAAAATGTTAGTGGACCTGCTCATGTGGCTGGTCTAAAACCTGGTGACGAAATTCTAAGCATAGATGGTAATCGTGTTAAAAGTTTTTCTGAGATAATGACTTGCATCGTGCTTGGCACTAATCGAAGTCCGGATGATCGACCATTGTCGGTGTTGCAGATTCGGCGGGCAGGAGATATTTTTAATGTGAATGTTTATCCAGAGCTTGTGGTGAAAAACGAAGCTTCGGGCGATTCCATGCGTACCATAGGAATAGAAATGGCTCAGAAATTGATTGTCCATAAGGTACTTAAGCACACTCCTGCAGAAAAAGCTGGCCTACGTAGTGGTGATATTATTTTGAAAATTGACGATAATGATGTTTTTTCCGTCACACAGTTGAATGAGATTATTAATTCTGGAAATGAGTCGCATTTTATGACTATCCAATCAGGGAATGATCAAAAATCGTTGATGCTGAAATCTATAGCTATGCCATCGAAGAAGCCCTATATTAAATTACAGTTTGATGGCTGCTCTATGGAGATTTATCCAGATTATGTCAATAACCAAAGTGTAAGCGATTTATTTAACGACGGGATGGTTTGTAAGTTGTTGGAATGGAAGCGCTCGGAAGGCGATAAATCCAATAAAGCCGTGGAGATCGGCAGCAGACTTGTTTCGGTGAGTTCTAAAAAAGTAGCAACGATGGCTGATTTGGTATTTATTTTGAAAAATACTAAAAATCCAGAATTTAAGTTTATATCAAAAAAAGGTTCCATCATGGAGGTTAGTTATGGGGATATAAAAGCTATGGAACTTATGCAGCCGGAGAAGGTCAATAGCATTGGCGTCATTTTTTTCGAGGGTACGACTTTGGTTCATCACGATCCACTATCGCAGGTGTTCGACAATATTAAAAACACTTTGATGACACTTAGGGGTTTGGTTTCGAGGAGGTCCGATGTGTCATTAAAAAATTTGATGGGTCCTCCGGGCATAATAAAGACACTTAACATGTTTGCATTGAGCGACTTTAGGTTATTATTGCTTTTTGTGATCACGTTGAATGTTAATCTTGCCATATTGAACATTTTGCCGATTCCGGTATTGGATGGCGGGCAAATTTTGATGACGATTGCCGAAAAAATGATTGGAAAAAATTTATCTGGAAATATTGCAGCGGCGATCCAGTTTTGGTTCATGATTTTATTTATGTTGCTCATTGTGTATGTTAGTTTTTTTGATATTCGAAGGTTTTTTGGTGACCATGCCGATGATATTGAAATAAAAAAGCGCATTAAATTGATGTTGCCGGAGCAGATCATTTGGAATGGCATGCCTCAGTCAGAGCAATAA